A single region of the Anabaena sphaerica FACHB-251 genome encodes:
- a CDS encoding B12-binding domain-containing radical SAM protein, which produces MNVLLVYPLFPKSFWSFEKTLALLDRKAMLPPLGLVTVAAILPQEWNFKLVDRNIRQITEAEWAWADLVILSAMIVQKEDLLAQIQEAKRRGKRVAVGGPYPTALPNEVTDVGADYLILDEGEITLPLFIDAISRGESSGMFRSGGEKPDVSTTPIPRFDLLEFDAYAEMSVQFSRGCPFQCEFCDIIVLYGRKPRTKTPAQLLAELDYLYELGWRRSIFMVDDNFIGNKRNVKLFLKELQPWMVAHHYPFSFATEASVDLAQDQELMDAMVRCNFGSVFLGIETPDEESLAFTQKFQNTRDSLSEAVHKITRSGLRVMAGFIIGFDGEKTGAGRRIVKFVEQTSIPTALFSMLQALPDTALWHRLEKENRLRSKSANINQTTLMNFVPTRPLEEIASEYVEAFWELYEPSRFLDRAYRHFRILGEATYPKKGKRAKKQVNWKVLRALLTICWRQGALRNTRWQFWRNLWNMYKHNPGGISSYLSVCAQIEHFLEYRQIVRDEIEAQVAEFLKAEAKVKLEEEKAQVLV; this is translated from the coding sequence ATGAATGTTTTACTTGTATATCCGCTATTTCCCAAAAGTTTTTGGTCATTTGAAAAAACCCTGGCTTTGCTAGATAGAAAGGCAATGTTACCACCTCTGGGCTTGGTGACAGTAGCGGCTATTTTACCCCAAGAATGGAATTTTAAGCTAGTAGACCGGAATATTCGCCAAATCACAGAAGCAGAATGGGCTTGGGCGGATTTGGTAATTTTATCAGCGATGATTGTGCAGAAAGAGGATTTGCTTGCACAGATTCAAGAAGCAAAACGGCGCGGTAAGCGTGTCGCAGTAGGTGGTCCTTACCCGACAGCATTACCCAACGAAGTCACAGACGTGGGTGCAGATTATTTGATTTTGGATGAGGGAGAAATCACCCTACCATTATTTATAGATGCAATTTCCCGTGGTGAGTCTTCAGGGATGTTTCGCTCTGGTGGTGAAAAACCAGATGTTAGCACCACTCCCATTCCGCGTTTTGACTTGCTGGAATTTGATGCTTACGCGGAAATGTCGGTGCAGTTTTCCCGTGGCTGTCCCTTCCAGTGTGAATTCTGTGATATTATCGTCCTCTATGGTCGCAAACCCCGCACCAAAACACCAGCGCAACTCCTCGCAGAACTTGATTATCTTTACGAATTAGGTTGGCGACGCAGTATTTTCATGGTAGATGATAATTTCATCGGCAATAAACGCAACGTCAAATTATTCCTGAAAGAACTCCAACCTTGGATGGTTGCACATCATTATCCTTTCTCTTTTGCAACAGAAGCTTCCGTTGATTTAGCCCAAGACCAAGAATTGATGGATGCAATGGTAAGATGTAATTTCGGGTCTGTGTTCTTGGGAATTGAAACCCCAGACGAAGAAAGCCTGGCTTTTACGCAAAAATTCCAAAATACGCGAGATTCCCTCAGCGAAGCTGTACATAAAATTACACGCTCCGGGTTGAGAGTCATGGCAGGTTTTATTATTGGTTTTGATGGCGAAAAAACAGGTGCTGGGAGAAGAATCGTTAAATTTGTGGAACAAACATCAATTCCCACCGCTTTATTTAGTATGCTGCAAGCCTTACCTGATACAGCATTGTGGCATAGATTAGAAAAGGAAAACCGACTCCGCAGTAAATCTGCCAATATCAATCAAACCACATTGATGAATTTTGTCCCTACACGGCCTTTAGAAGAAATTGCTAGTGAATATGTAGAAGCGTTTTGGGAACTATACGAACCATCACGATTTTTAGACCGTGCTTATCGTCACTTCCGCATTTTAGGTGAAGCAACTTATCCAAAAAAAGGCAAACGTGCGAAAAAACAAGTGAATTGGAAAGTATTGCGGGCGTTGTTAACTATTTGCTGGCGACAAGGTGCATTACGTAATACCCGTTGGCAATTTTGGCGCAATTTGTGGAATATGTACAAACATAATCCTGGTGGTATTAGTAGTTATTTATCTGTTTGCGCTCAAATTGAGCATTTTTTGGAATACCGTCAAATTGTGCGGGATGAAATTGAAGCTCAAGTTGCTGAGTTTCTGAAAGCAGAAGCTAAGGTCAAACTTGAAGAAGAAAAAGCGCAAGTTTTAGTTTAG
- the argJ gene encoding bifunctional ornithine acetyltransferase/N-acetylglutamate synthase: MADWQEITGGVTAVRGYRAAGITAGLKPSGLPDLALILSDVDAIAAGVFTTSHVKAACVDYCRQRLQAKHSARAILCNAGQANAATGSQGMKDALESADLLAKELGISPEAILLASTGVIGQRIKMDALRGGIPKLVAALSEDGSDAAAGAIITTDLVTKSIALETSIGDRPVRIGGIAKGSGMIHPNMATMLAFVTCDAAVSSTLWQQMLTRAADRSFNSITVDGDTSTNDSLIALANGESRTPAITEMGPEAEKLEAMLTAVCQHLAKAIARDGEGATCLVEVQVSGANDETAARQIAKTIAGSSLVKSAIFGRDPNWGRIAGAAGRAGVAFEQDNLQIKIGDFLLMENGQPLPFDKASVSAYLKQAAAGAYLKEDTVLISVSIGNGHGTGQAWGCDLTYDYVKINADYTT, from the coding sequence ATGGCAGACTGGCAAGAAATTACTGGTGGTGTCACAGCAGTGAGGGGATATCGAGCAGCGGGAATTACAGCTGGACTCAAACCTTCGGGATTGCCGGATTTAGCGTTAATATTATCAGATGTGGATGCGATCGCTGCTGGTGTATTCACCACTAGCCACGTTAAAGCCGCTTGTGTGGACTATTGCCGTCAACGCTTACAAGCCAAGCATAGCGCCAGAGCCATACTTTGTAACGCTGGCCAAGCCAACGCAGCCACAGGTAGTCAAGGTATGAAAGATGCGCTAGAAAGTGCAGACTTATTAGCCAAAGAATTGGGTATTTCCCCGGAAGCTATTTTACTGGCTTCTACTGGTGTAATTGGTCAAAGAATTAAAATGGATGCTTTGCGGGGTGGTATACCCAAGCTAGTAGCCGCACTTTCAGAAGATGGATCGGATGCAGCCGCAGGAGCAATTATTACCACAGATTTAGTCACAAAATCCATTGCTCTAGAAACAAGTATAGGCGATCGCCCCGTGCGAATTGGTGGCATTGCCAAAGGTTCAGGGATGATACATCCTAACATGGCCACCATGCTGGCATTTGTCACCTGTGATGCTGCTGTTTCCTCCACCCTGTGGCAACAAATGTTAACACGAGCAGCAGATAGAAGTTTCAATTCCATCACCGTTGATGGTGATACCAGCACCAATGATAGCTTAATTGCCCTAGCTAACGGTGAATCTCGCACCCCAGCAATTACGGAAATGGGTCCAGAAGCCGAGAAATTAGAGGCGATGTTAACAGCAGTATGCCAGCATTTAGCCAAAGCGATCGCTCGTGATGGTGAAGGTGCAACCTGTTTAGTAGAAGTGCAAGTCAGTGGTGCAAACGATGAAACCGCAGCAAGACAAATCGCCAAAACCATTGCAGGGTCTTCTTTAGTTAAATCTGCAATCTTTGGCCGTGATCCCAACTGGGGAAGAATTGCTGGTGCTGCTGGCCGTGCAGGAGTAGCCTTTGAACAGGATAACCTGCAAATTAAAATCGGAGATTTTCTCCTGATGGAAAATGGTCAACCTTTACCTTTTGATAAAGCATCTGTTAGTGCATATTTAAAACAAGCCGCCGCAGGTGCTTATCTGAAAGAGGATACAGTATTAATTTCCGTTAGCATCGGTAACGGTCACGGAACAGGTCAAGCTTGGGGTTGTGATTTGACTTACGACTACGTGAAAATTAACGCTGATTATACAACTTAG
- the gatB gene encoding Asp-tRNA(Asn)/Glu-tRNA(Gln) amidotransferase subunit GatB, which translates to MTTATPVKTEYEAIIGLETHCQLSTNTKIFSNSSTAFGADPNTNIDPVCMGLPGVLPVLNAKVLEYAVKAGLALNCQIARYSKFDRKQYFYPDLPKNYQISQYDLPIAEHGWIEIELVDDAGNPTRKRIGITRLHMEEDAGKLVHAGSERLSGSSYSLVDYNRAGVPLVEIVSEPDLRTGQEAAEYAQELRRIVRYLGVSDGNMQEGSLRCDVNISVRPVGRKEFGTKVEIKNMNSFSAIQKAIDYEIERQIAAIEAGERIVQETRLWEEGSQRTSSMRVKEGSSDYRYFPEPDLAPIEVTDVELETWKSELPELPAQKRHRYESELGLSAYDTRVLTEDSSVAEYFESAIDAGANPKAAANWITQDIAAYLNKQKLTISEIALTPVNLADVITRIETGKISNAQAKEKLADLLSGVSPEKAFAGQELISDPTVLEPIIDQVLEENPQQLEKYRGGNVNLKGFFVGQVLKKTNKRADPKLTNELVEKKLNAN; encoded by the coding sequence ATGACCACAGCCACACCCGTAAAAACAGAATACGAAGCAATAATCGGTTTAGAAACCCACTGTCAACTCAGCACCAACACCAAAATCTTCTCCAACAGTTCCACCGCATTTGGTGCTGATCCCAACACCAACATTGACCCGGTGTGTATGGGTTTACCTGGAGTTTTACCCGTACTCAACGCCAAAGTCTTAGAATATGCAGTCAAAGCAGGTTTAGCATTAAATTGTCAAATCGCTAGATATAGCAAATTTGACCGTAAACAGTATTTTTATCCTGATTTACCCAAAAACTATCAAATTTCTCAATATGACTTACCCATAGCCGAACACGGTTGGATAGAGATTGAATTAGTAGATGATGCTGGCAACCCAACCCGCAAACGCATTGGTATTACCCGTCTGCACATGGAAGAAGATGCGGGAAAACTCGTACACGCAGGAAGTGAAAGGCTTTCCGGTTCTAGTTATTCTCTCGTAGACTATAACCGCGCAGGTGTTCCGTTGGTCGAAATTGTTTCTGAACCTGATTTGCGTACTGGACAAGAAGCGGCTGAATATGCCCAAGAATTACGCCGGATTGTACGGTATCTTGGTGTCAGTGATGGCAATATGCAAGAAGGATCTCTGCGTTGCGATGTGAATATTTCCGTTCGTCCTGTGGGAAGAAAGGAATTTGGGACGAAGGTAGAAATCAAAAATATGAACTCCTTCAGCGCCATCCAAAAAGCGATAGACTATGAAATTGAGCGCCAAATTGCTGCAATTGAAGCTGGAGAAAGGATAGTTCAAGAAACTCGTCTTTGGGAAGAAGGTTCACAACGTACTAGCAGTATGCGGGTTAAAGAAGGTTCTAGCGATTATCGTTACTTTCCCGAACCTGATTTAGCGCCTATCGAAGTTACTGATGTAGAGTTAGAAACTTGGAAAAGTGAATTACCAGAATTACCCGCGCAAAAACGCCATCGTTATGAAAGCGAGTTGGGACTTTCTGCCTATGATACACGAGTCTTGACAGAAGATAGTTCGGTAGCTGAATATTTTGAAAGTGCCATAGATGCTGGTGCAAATCCCAAAGCTGCTGCTAACTGGATCACTCAAGATATCGCTGCTTATCTGAATAAGCAAAAACTCACCATTTCCGAAATTGCACTGACTCCTGTTAATCTTGCAGATGTAATTACTCGCATTGAAACTGGTAAAATTAGCAATGCTCAAGCTAAGGAAAAACTAGCAGATTTACTAAGTGGTGTTTCTCCTGAAAAAGCTTTTGCAGGTCAGGAATTAATTAGTGATCCTACCGTACTAGAACCCATTATTGATCAAGTCCTAGAAGAAAACCCCCAACAACTAGAAAAGTATCGTGGTGGTAATGTAAACCTCAAAGGTTTCTTTGTGGGACAAGTGCTGAAAAAGACAAATAAACGTGCTGATCCTAAACTGACTAATGAGTTAGTTGAAAAGAAACTTAACGCAAATTAG
- a CDS encoding DNA methyltransferase, translated as MINQGVVKLNHLMKTLVNQLYYGDNLEVLRRYIKDESVDLCYIDPPFNSKRNYNQIYNNIGSEDKAQAQAFIDTWEWDDHAIHGIDEITTNYHSLFTQQCIALITGLSNVLGKGSLLAYLVSMTLRITEIHRVLKPTGSFYLHCDPTASHYLKLVLDAVFCPNGGDSINEIIWCYETGGRSNNFYPRKHDTILYYCKSKNRLFNDNLVRLKRDTSTMHEPVLEDEFGHKYQRNIKNGKEYRYYLDKGVLPNDWWIDIQALNPSAKERLGYPTQKPESLLERIIKASSNENDIVLDAYCGCGTTVAVCQKLDRQWIRIDITYQSISLVLKRLEDSFGKGVLDTIKLHGIPKDIESARALANKVDDRTRKEFEKWAILTYTNNRAVINTKKGADKGVDGIVYFQGDKNEPEKVIFQVKSGKVKSGDIRDLLGTMTLENASIAIFITLEIPTKEMLKTAKSAGFYQSKYMSHSCDKIQIITVQDIIENNQRLNIRLSYEVVKSAEKQKEVGVQIKMDLDI; from the coding sequence ATGATTAATCAAGGTGTAGTCAAGTTAAATCATTTGATGAAAACACTGGTTAATCAACTTTATTATGGAGACAATTTAGAAGTTTTAAGACGTTATATAAAAGATGAGTCTGTTGACTTGTGTTATATTGATCCTCCTTTTAATTCTAAACGTAATTACAATCAAATTTATAACAATATTGGTTCAGAAGATAAAGCACAAGCTCAAGCATTTATTGATACTTGGGAATGGGATGATCACGCTATTCATGGAATAGATGAAATTACTACTAATTATCATAGTTTATTTACTCAACAATGTATTGCTTTAATTACAGGTTTAAGTAATGTTTTAGGAAAAGGAAGTTTACTAGCTTATTTAGTAAGTATGACTTTAAGGATAACAGAAATTCATCGAGTTTTGAAACCCACAGGAAGTTTTTATTTACATTGTGATCCTACTGCAAGTCATTATTTAAAGTTAGTCTTAGATGCTGTTTTTTGCCCTAATGGTGGAGATTCAATTAATGAAATTATTTGGTGTTATGAAACTGGTGGGAGATCGAATAATTTTTATCCTAGAAAACACGATACAATTTTATATTATTGTAAATCAAAAAACAGATTATTTAATGATAATTTAGTTAGACTGAAAAGAGATACTTCCACTATGCACGAACCTGTTTTGGAAGATGAATTTGGTCATAAATATCAAAGAAATATTAAAAATGGTAAAGAATACAGATACTATTTAGATAAAGGTGTTTTACCTAATGATTGGTGGATAGATATTCAAGCTCTTAATCCTTCTGCAAAAGAAAGACTAGGTTATCCAACACAGAAACCAGAATCATTATTAGAAAGAATAATTAAAGCCAGTTCTAATGAAAATGATATAGTATTAGATGCCTATTGTGGATGTGGTACAACCGTTGCAGTTTGTCAAAAATTAGATCGACAATGGATAAGAATAGATATAACTTATCAAAGTATTAGTTTAGTCTTAAAAAGATTGGAAGATAGCTTTGGTAAAGGAGTTTTAGATACTATAAAACTGCATGGTATTCCTAAAGATATAGAAAGCGCAAGAGCATTAGCAAATAAAGTAGATGATCGCACCCGTAAAGAGTTTGAAAAATGGGCAATCTTAACTTATACTAATAACCGAGCAGTCATTAATACTAAAAAAGGTGCAGATAAAGGAGTAGATGGAATTGTTTATTTCCAAGGTGATAAAAATGAACCAGAGAAGGTAATTTTTCAAGTAAAATCTGGAAAAGTAAAATCAGGAGATATCCGAGATTTATTAGGAACAATGACGCTAGAAAATGCCAGTATAGCAATATTTATAACTTTAGAAATTCCTACTAAAGAAATGCTTAAAACTGCCAAATCTGCTGGTTTTTATCAGAGTAAATACATGAGTCATAGTTGTGATAAAATTCAGATAATCACAGTTCAAGATATTATTGAAAATAACCAAAGATTAAATATTCGTTTAAGTTATGAAGTTGTAAAAAGTGCTGAAAAACAAAAAGAAGTGGGAGTGCAAATAAAGATGGATTTAGATATTTGA
- a CDS encoding DUF29 family protein, with protein sequence MTQELVDLRTSIIEKRYADALAIVDELEGMSKQAILRNIESYLRILLLHLIKNQVEQRLTNSWVSSIRNSIREIQKVNLKENKKSYYVNRDEWENLILEEVIEDAIADASEEVFNGAYSQFKLSEIVNRNELIQTALKFLDLTYSHVAKNLSAAVTQMLIELPGGEDWINSKQ encoded by the coding sequence ATGACTCAAGAATTAGTAGACCTGAGAACAAGCATCATCGAGAAACGCTATGCAGATGCTTTGGCAATTGTGGATGAGTTAGAGGGGATGAGTAAACAAGCTATTTTGCGTAATATTGAATCTTATCTAAGAATTCTGCTGCTTCATTTGATTAAAAATCAAGTTGAACAGAGACTAACTAATTCTTGGGTAAGCTCTATTCGTAATTCTATTAGAGAAATTCAAAAGGTGAATCTCAAGGAAAATAAAAAATCCTATTATGTGAATCGTGATGAATGGGAAAATTTAATTTTAGAAGAAGTGATTGAAGATGCGATCGCTGATGCTAGTGAGGAAGTTTTTAATGGTGCATATAGTCAATTTAAACTATCAGAAATTGTCAATAGAAATGAATTGATTCAAACTGCATTGAAATTTTTAGATTTAACTTATTCTCATGTTGCTAAAAATTTATCTGCGGCTGTAACACAGATGTTAATAGAGTTACCTGGTGGAGAAGATTGGATCAATAGTAAACAATAA
- a CDS encoding NB-ARC domain-containing protein has translation MTVTEILQFVDNLVFTKTDKHLDDLQQKIIEELFKGKTYKQIANIYDYDEGYIGDESRKLFKILSESLNEDIKKNNFCSTLERVYIKSSPNSLNIYNIHGNNNSFYHTKTSDQPNKKYQESNINTQSKPAYHDLTLAPKIHNFYGRKKDLEYLSNWILNQHTPLISVLGLSGIGKTTIVKRFVDINLQQFEVIIWRSLKFPKSLNLLIDDLLNVCKQEPKEIIDDKLKQLFDILKDKRCLIILDDLENIFIHRQYSGKYKHEHQDYQTFLQMITVIEHQSSIILISQEKCQEMISLDSELYPSHCLELSGLGDAATEILKNQGLKNQEVWLELINLYETHPKYLHYISILIKDVFQGEVSEFLQERCLILTEDIKSQLDVMWMKLTDVEKQIMVKISQQDQPVSRNGLKASLSLSSTDIINGLQSLTRRFLLTKLESDEKLFHLSPILREYCKYSVME, from the coding sequence ATGACTGTTACAGAAATTTTACAATTTGTAGATAATTTAGTATTTACTAAGACTGATAAACATTTAGATGATCTTCAACAAAAGATAATTGAAGAACTTTTTAAAGGTAAAACTTATAAGCAAATTGCAAATATTTATGATTATGATGAAGGTTATATTGGTGATGAAAGCAGGAAGTTATTTAAGATTTTGTCGGAATCCTTAAATGAAGATATTAAAAAAAATAATTTTTGTTCTACATTAGAAAGGGTATATATTAAATCATCTCCAAATTCTTTAAATATTTATAATATACATGGCAATAATAATAGTTTTTATCATACAAAAACATCAGATCAACCTAATAAAAAATATCAAGAAAGTAATATAAATACTCAATCTAAACCTGCTTACCATGATTTAACTTTAGCACCTAAAATTCATAATTTTTATGGACGAAAAAAAGACTTAGAATATTTATCTAATTGGATATTAAATCAACACACTCCTTTGATCTCTGTTTTAGGATTATCTGGGATTGGTAAAACAACCATAGTTAAAAGATTTGTTGATATAAATTTACAACAATTTGAAGTTATTATTTGGAGAAGTTTAAAATTCCCTAAATCCCTAAATTTACTTATTGATGATTTATTGAATGTTTGTAAACAAGAACCCAAAGAAATTATAGATGATAAATTAAAGCAATTATTTGATATTCTTAAAGATAAAAGATGTTTAATTATTTTAGATGATTTAGAAAATATCTTTATTCATCGTCAATATTCAGGAAAATATAAACATGAACATCAAGATTATCAAACCTTCCTGCAAATGATTACAGTAATAGAACATCAAAGCTCTATCATTTTAATTAGTCAGGAAAAATGCCAAGAAATGATATCTCTAGACAGTGAACTTTATCCTAGTCATTGTTTAGAATTATCAGGATTAGGTGATGCAGCTACAGAAATATTAAAAAATCAAGGATTGAAAAATCAGGAAGTTTGGTTAGAATTAATCAACTTATATGAAACTCATCCTAAATATTTACACTATATCAGCATCTTAATTAAAGATGTATTTCAAGGTGAAGTTTCTGAATTTCTCCAAGAAAGATGTTTGATATTAACAGAAGATATTAAATCTCAACTTGATGTAATGTGGATGAAATTAACAGATGTGGAAAAACAAATTATGGTGAAAATTAGTCAACAAGATCAACCTGTATCTAGAAATGGTCTCAAAGCATCCTTATCATTATCATCAACCGATATAATTAACGGATTACAGTCATTAACGAGAAGATTTTTATTAACCAAATTAGAAAGTGATGAAAAATTATTTCATCTCTCCCCCATTTTGAGAGAATATTGTAAGTATTCAGTAATGGAGTGA